The Panicum hallii strain FIL2 chromosome 5, PHallii_v3.1, whole genome shotgun sequence genome contains the following window.
CAACCACCACGGAAAGACCTCCCAGTGCAGAAAAATTCCAAGGACTGCAAACACAACTGCTCACAGATTAGCTAGAGgcctttttttttctgatgCTAGCTAGCTTGGCAACATTCAAGAGCATCTTCGTGCCTGTACTATTGTGAATGCCTGTGCAGCAGGCTCTGCAATCTGTTCAATGGGGCGCCTTATGCCTCATTTCTGTAACCTGTGTTTGATCCTTGAATAAAGTTATCCATTATAAAAAAATAGTTCTAAAAAAACAAGTAAATAACACATCAATTTTTATAGAAGATAAATCTGTGTACACACATCTAAAGGGCCAGCAGGAGTCACATGTATATGTGACCTTGGCTCTTGTAAGGTCGAAGCAACTGTTGCTTGGTCCCTTCTTCGTGACCTTGGCGGACATGCACTTTCTACCTAAAATGCCAgaagaagcaaggcagttaTGAGAAAGAATGGTCTAAACAATGAGCTATCAGGCATCGTATCAAGCAATCAACATAATTTCGAAGTTTTTTAAGGCACGAAACATCATGActttatatataaatgtagCATTTCCTTTTGGCCAAACAATGGATGCACATTACATCAAACGATCAATCTCCAAACTGAAATATCCAAGCTTGAATGTTGCACTCAAAAAGATAAATGTAAAATAGAGGGCAAACAACAGAACTTGCACAAACTTCCTCCAACCATAAAACTTGAAGTTCTGATTTATCAGAGGACCTTGGGATTCAAGAAATTCTCTCTTCAAAAAGCCTTTGTTTTATGTTTTGCATTGTGAACAAAGGCAACatctcaaaaaagaaaaaagaagactGGTGTGCCATTCAAAGAAAGAAAATCACGGCTGTATGTTTGCAGCCTGTTGTTTAAGCTTCTCTTGTTTATTCGGATTATACAGCAGCCAGACTTAAACAAGAAACTGATATATATACAAACAGTGCTGACAAGGTGCCATATCAGACGACCTGTTGAATCAATCAGGTGTTATATCAACTGAATTAAACCAGTTTATGGGAGGTGATATCATTCCTTCATGTATAAATGCTAGTATGTTACTGGACCACAAGGTAGGAGCTACGAAACAAAATGTGATACTGATCCTGAACAGTGTATTTTCACCATTGACTTAAGCACTTGAGTAGATAAGTTCATAAGTTTTCATAAGAAATGTATTTAGGATGTAACAGGGATCTGACTGACAATCAATGCACTTGGTATATAACACTTATTAAGCATTGCTCAAAAAATTGCAATCTTGAAACTAAAATATTCGACCTTGAACAAATGCAAACAACAAAACGGAGCTGCAAAGTAGAGGGAAAATACAACAAGACTTACATAGAGTCTgttatgttcaaagtttggtaACTTCCTTCTTCAACCACAAACCACGGAGCCTTGATTCATAGCTCATGAATATCTCTCGATTTGTTGCATCCTTGAGAACATGAAAGGCAAGATGCTTGATCTCATCCGACACGTTGTCCATGTCATGTAACACTTTTAAGCATTTTGATATTGAGTATTCATTTCCTTGTTTTGTAGCTAGAGGCTGCTAAATGAATGGTTTTAGTTATAAAAAATGAATGGTTTTAGAGTAGACAACAGAAAAACAGACCGAGTTAAATGTAATAAAACACAATTAGAAATAAGAAAACTTGACTGAACAAAGATTCAGTGGCAAACTACCTCCTGACTCCTGTGGTTGCAAAATACACAGCTGCATTCTTTTAAACAGAGATAGAAATTAGGAAAAAATCTTAAATACCTCAGTCAGAATATCCATGTTCCCCAGATACGATGTATTGCCATTTCGATTAAATGTATTGTTTCCAGGGCCAGCATGTATGCATTGCCTCTTAGAAGGTTTCCCTGCAGCACAGCTGCCACGATTTCCTGTCCGTCCTGATGAAGGTGGCACTTGACTTTTCACCACAGGACATGAACCCAGGGTAATGTGCCTCTTTAGATGGCTAGTGCCTGCTGTTTTGGAGCAAGCAAAGGTTCTCTTGCAATAATTACAGCATGCTCGTGTGCATCCATCAGAATTGGTTTCAGTAGTGAAATGCTCCCAGATGATGGAATTCTTTCTCCGACGTCTTGCTGTGGTTGGTGGTGCGTCTGGTGCTGCCTCAGCAGTGTCATTACCATGAGGCATTTCAATACCTTGAACAATCTGCTTGTCATGGATGGCGATTTGATTACAGCGGATAACTGAACAACCATGAACCATCTTCCTACCAGGGACCATTTCATGGCCATGTCTTGATGTGGTAGGTGCCGCCTCAACAGTGTAAGTACCACGAGTCATTTCAATACTGTGAACCATCTCACTGTCACGAATAACCATTTGGTTGCAGTGGATCATCTCATCACTGTGATCCATCATGTTGCTGCATCTTGATGCGGTAGTCACCTCAGCAGTGCCATTATCATGAGTCATCTCGATACCTTGAACCATCTCACTACCACAGATGACATTTTGTTTACTGTTGATCATCTGACCACCATGATCACTAGAGACCATCTCGCTGCCATATCTTGATTTGGTTCGTACTACTGACTCAGCAGGGTCATTACCTTGAGTCGTCTGAATACCTTGAACCATCTCACTGCCATGGACAACCATTTGGTTATAGGGGATCATGTCACCAACAAGATCTAGCCTGCTAGTAGGGATTGTCTTGCTTTTGTGAACCATCTTGTCACATTGGATGCCAACCATCATATTCATCTAacaaataaataagaaacaattGCAAGAATTATTAATGAACAAAGTTTTGCAAGAATGGTTGCAGCAGCATTTAATTTTAGGGGCAAAACATCGATAAACTTAAATGGCAATACAAAGTACAATTGCTATACAACAAATTGTGAGTGAACAAAGATGCACAGGCAATTATCATGTATGGCTGGTACACAAAATGTTGGAATATCTTTTGATAGAAATACAAGTCGGGGGGTAAAATTCATAAATACCTCAGTTTCTTCAATTGCCGAAAGATTTTTTGTTACAACATCCCCAATAAAATTAATAGTCTCTGCAGCAAAGTTACCACAATTGACCAGTGTAAGTAGTAACCAAAATGTGCAGTTCACTCATACTTTTCTGTTGAACATCTATCTCAAGTGTCAAGTGCAGATCACTTACCGCTACCAGTTTCCACCAACACAGCAGGTGGCCATGGCATTTGCAAAGGATAACCAAGAGCGCTGCACTCAAACTCAGCATCGATACACATTTTCTTCAGATTGATGGCAAATTGGTGGCACCGACCTCCACCTAGAAGAGCTACTCCATTGGTTACGACATGGACTTGATTCAGTTGGGCATCCCTGCCAAACACTTGGCTAACTGGAACTTTGTTCTCTGGCTCCCACGTCTTGGTAACACCATCCTCCTTTAGCAGCCACACTTGCAAATGAAGGTTGTTAATGCTCCCAACAAGGCCCACAAGGCAGCAGACACCATTGACGGTGTCTCCTATGGCATACATTGACAATTGGaagaaggggaaggggagaCCAAGTATGGAGAATTCCACAGTGGCCGTGTCGAGCAAGAGCAATGAAGTATCTTCGTATCTCCAAAAGATGAGCCTACCGGCGTGCATCGCCTGCTCATGTTGAGGTCTGTTGATGTTCATCACCCACTGATGGCGATGCCACTGGCGAGTACATGAGTCGTACTCAGCAGCTCGCACCATCTGGTCACGGCCACGGTGCTGCACACTGACCACGCGGAACGATGCCGCATCGTCGCTATGGCCTTGCAACAAGCATTCAGAAATGAAGGTGCCTTCGAGGGGGCTATTTTGCGGAAGCGGAAGCCATAGGGGTTCGCGCCCGGACACGGGGTTGTACACGGCGCGTGACTCGCCTCTGGAAAGGAGGAGGCGGCTGTTGTGGCAGTCAAGGAGGCGCCACTCCGGGTGGCTCCCGAGGCCGGTGAGATTGAAATCGCCCGCGCGCACAAATTTGGCAAGGGCGCGATCGGACCGGACCGAATCCGCAAGCTGGAAAGAGGGGAGCCCGGCGTGCGAGCGCGGGACATAGAGGCCGAGCAAGGGCGACGAGGTGTGGCGGGAGCGGTACCTGCGGAGGAACCCAGGGGAGGAGGCGACCTGGCGCCAGCGCCTCGACGCGAGCGCAGCGCGTACGAGGGCAGCCGGCGACGGGAGGCGGAGCAGGATCTCGGCAACGGCGTGGAGGTCGTCGGCGAGGgaagtggtggtggtggggccaTCATTGATGAGCTGTGCTGCCATCGGCCTGGAGAGGCGTCGGTGGTCGGGTGGATCCGTGGATGGCGGCCGAGGCGCGGCCACGGTGCGAGGCTTCCTCCCGTCGCTCACCACTGGATGAAGAACGAAATGAATGGAAGTAAACGGCGGGGCGGCGCACAGGGCGAGAGTGGAGATTGCGACGCTCTGCGGACTAGGATGAAAACGACAAATTTCAATATTTAACATTGAATTCGCATTTCTTACATTTTTTAACTCTCAATTTGTCGGTCTTTCAAAATATAACCCGCTGTGAATTCTTTCAATTTGAAAATTTTTTCCTCCTTTTCTCAatttctctcttttcctttttgatTTCATTTTACACGTTAAGGAAATGGATAAATTTGCCTTTAACCTCCTCGCGTATCTCTTCATCTCAATCGCCGGCGTCCTTTGCTCACTCGCCACTCTTCTGCTGACCTCCACCGTTGTCCCTCGTCAGCCTCCAGCACCGGCCGCCAGCTCCGCTACATCAACACACTTTGCCACTAGAACCCGCGTCCGCCCTCCCGCCGCTGCCATCTTTCTTGTCACCGTCGCGGCAATCATAGTTGCAACCCCCGCGGCGACGATCGACCTCCAAGGACGCCACGAACATTTCACGTAGCGGTGGGGCCGCTGCTGTCCGACTGGCCAGCCACCAAACACCAGCCTCTTGATTTcgttctcctcctccttccatTCAGCTACCAGGGGCTTGCCCCTATCCCCGCCAGTTTCGTCACCATGGCGGTGGGAGAGGAAGTGGTGCAGGCAATCGCAGCGCCTAGAGCTGGTGCTGACCCCACGCTGCTTCGGACCTAGCGGCGCAGGTGAAACCTCAGGCTAGCGGCCCTAGTTGCGTAGGCCGGCATGGCGTAGGGCTCCTGGACGGGCTTGGCGCCTGCTGGATCTTTTTTAAAGGACGGTTGAATCCAATTGGTCATGGACAAAATGGTCCGCTCACTTGGTTTTAAACTGAACAcgaaagagagaagagagaaattCAAAAAAGGAGAAGAAATCATCCAAATCGAAAGAATTCACAAGCGGAAGTTTATATTTTGAAAGGCTTAAGACGTGAGGTGTGCGAATTTGATGTTAAATATCGAAATTTCTTGATAAAAACCATGGAATATAGTCGGGAAAATGGGTCCAGCTTTTAATATCAGATTTTTATTCTAGACCAGGGGAAATCTACATTCGGTGCACGTGTTTTCAAAATATAGTGAACAAAAGATTTATATTTACCGTAAGTTAACGTCTTATGTTAATACtaataaaacttgcaattatccATGAGAAAGTTCCTAATATAACACCGGATACAAAGCTGATTGCCTATGACACTAGAAATTTTTTATCTTCCTTATTTAACACCGAGATATATTTTTTCATTCCTTTCTCGTCACTTATGTTCCTCATTTGGCACCGGGATATGTTTTTCCTTCCTTTATTGACACTTCCGTTAGTTTGGCTGATATATCCTACCAATAAAGCTGCACAATGTGTTTACAAATTCCAACAACTTTAGCCAGATAATTGTTCAATGAAAAAAATAGAGATTAATGATCCTCTCATTCCAAAATTTAGCACGAACATGCATTCTCAAAAACAAACATTATAGGATTGGTGCCCTCTATAGAAAAACAATTTTTTCTATGAAATATCGTGTATGTGTATAGAACCAAGCAGGTCAGGCTGCATCACGAGTTCACGACATCATGACCGTGACATGCTGCTCGAATACCATGACGCACTCGAGCACCTCGCAAAAGGTATAAGCCAGGATGAAAAGGCCATAGTAGAAATACCAGTGTTGTATATTTTACCCACAATTTGTATTTCTCTTAATGTCCGGGTTTGCGGAACCTTTACAAATGTTCACTATCTAATGACAATCCACTAAGATTTTAAGTCAAAGCGATCATAACTTTCTTTAGTGAGGAAGTGCCTTAGctaaggaccacatatcaaaaTTCTCAATAGGACTGAGCTATACGCTGTCAAtacaacccctcttgccctttcggtaagattatcataagctagtgtttctaattagtTAGCCAAGATtagagccatgtagtactgtggttgcactatttttctaggtggttctccatattctaATTAAGCATATGATCTTGATTAACAACATTAAATAACCGAGAACATGAAGTAAATCAAGTATAACATTTGTTTCAAGTTAACCAACCATAGCCTAAAGGTATACGCAACTAGCaaagctacccaacataaagtaAATAACCCAGATTTAATTAAGAAAATACAATAGAAACTAGGTAcgtccttagtttgggatccatcatattatagacacatgcacgCATATAAAGTAAAAGTGTGTATTAAAGATTACTGGGATCGGAATATGATCAAAGGATCAGTGTCTTCAAAGGCTTGGTCTTGctgatcctcgaactgcgcatcGTCTATCGCATTACACAAGTACATATAGGCAAATAAGTATAATAAATATGAAACAATATACCAAACATTATAAACAGAATAAAATAAGGTGATAAAGCTATTGTACATATCACAAGGATCGAGTGAGCACAAGAATCGATACaaatggagttaaaacgaagaagttATGACTAAAATATGGTTCCAGGAGCTTATTTGTATAAAATTTGaatctaaaagggctctgaatGAACCGAGGGCTAAAATAGAATTAAACCTAAAACTTGGGGGGTTAAATTGAAAATAGAAGGGTTTTGGATAGTGGGTTCAAATTTTAGAAAGCTTAGGGGCTaaaacaaaaaagaaaggaagCAGGACTGTGGGTTGATTTTGATAAAACCGAGGGGCTTATGTGCGAAAGGGTCTAGGGTTGACCGGTGTGTGTTTGCTTGACTTGGGTCAAATCGGAAGGCTCGGAGGCGGCACTGGGTGGCCGGCAGCGCGGCGTACGGCGGCGGGCTCATCGGAGTCCACCGAAATTGGTTCTCCGGGGCTCGGTTCGGCTCGGGAAAAGGTCGGGAAGAGAGCAAGGATGACGGGGAACTCATCTAGGGGCTTGGGGCGGAGAGATAGCATGCCGGAGGGGGCGCACGGCGGTGAGGCGGCTTGGCCGAACTTCGACGAGCGATTGGACGCATGAGGGAGTGAGATAGAGAGGGAGAAGAGGGCTAAAGGGTTCCTCTTCACCACGGGGAGCTCCGGCGGTGCACGAACATCGAGGGGGATCCACGCGGCGGGCCAAGCTCAGGAagaaggcgggggcggcggctggGTTGAGCGAGGGCAAAGGTGGCGATGCAGGTAGGTGGGAGTCAAGGGGGGTCGCGGCTGCTTTTATAACAACGGCCAAGGGGGTCTTCGCGTGCGTGCCTAGGGCACAACGCAGTTATGGCTCTTGGTCAGACTCGGTCGGGTCAGAGTCGGTCCGAGGTGGGAGATGGACCCTACGCCGAGTCCCACCTAGCAGCGAGGGCGTGAGGggggaggagagagggaaaggcGGACTGGGCCAGGAGATCGAGCTGAGCTGAGGAAATGGGCCGCGTGTGcagggagagaaaaagagagagaagaagagaagagagTGCGGTGGACTAGGCCGGCGGgggaagggagagagaaaaagagagagggggttgggccgggccaaaagaagagagagggaaggaaaaaagagaaaagagagaaaaagaaaagagagaacgttttgaaataaaagagaaaagaaaatttatttgaatttaaattcaactgAAACTcaaaaaataaaacaatgcaatgcggcatgaaatgcacaaaatctATATAaccttatatttatttttatggcTATGTAATTTATTTAAATTCAtgataaatgctctaaaattgaagaataaataaataaaacatAAATGACCTTGCAATAAATCTACTCACTCTGCCCCATAATATAGCTATTTCTAAAAATTTTTAGATAGATTAAGGAtggagtgtaaaaatctatattACCCTTTTTTAGTTACCATGCACTACTTAAGATATAATTATAGCTTTTGTATCTAGCTTGCATGCATATTTGTATACCATAATTAATTTGCATTTAAGGAGGGACATTTTAGACCTCGATTCATAACAAAAAAATTCACTTAGAAACTTAAAAGTAGCTATATTATGAGACAAAATTTGAATGCTAGAAATAGCtataatttgggacggagggagtaacaAATTTTATCTGGGATCCTAAATtgaaaaattagggtgttacaattgaTGCCCCGTTTTACACGATCAAATTTGCAATCAATAAATAATCAAGCATCACTGGTCGTTGTAAATTCAAATAATGGAAAAATATGTAACTGAAAGGACACTACTGAGCAAATCATTTGATCAGTCGATAGACCCGTTGCTTGCATGATCAATTTTTCATATATACACAAAGTATTTTATAATAAGATATTACTAACAAACTATGAAATGTAGAGTTTGCTAACAGAAAATTAATAAAGTCACCTGATGTAAATTCATCAGTAGGTTCTTGGTGGCCAACACTCAACTTTGCTTAATAAGTAAATCTAGACAAACTAAATTAGTGTAGATGATCATTAAAAATACTATAAACCAATTCAATTCAAAAATGTTTTATAGATGCAGCATACATAGCACGTATCTATGTCTGAGTTGGTTTCGGAGACATGCTCTCCCAACACTTGTGGATGTAAGTCTCGGAATGGAGATATCGGAACAAATACAACAGAGAAGGAGATATATAGTGTACGTGTTTGGGTAGATCTGCGACCTCACTTGTATAGGCACGGGGAGAGAGAAAGGAGTCAATAGTATTAAAGacaattaattataaaagaaaATAGTAATCCATGATTGCGCCTTCCTTAATAGTACTGGAAATTATTTATAGTTATAGTCTTACTTAATCGCAGAAGGAATTATTCATGATTATAGTCTTCCATAATCGTAGAAGAAGGAATCATTCATGATTATAGGCTTCCTCAAATTACTCTAATTATAGATGGGGGAACATTgatgtgattgtttgtgtgcaTGGTGATCGTGACAATTTTAGGAGGTTGGGAAAGACCATAGATTTAAATGGAAGGAATTGCTATGAATGCAGAAATTTTGTAAGGCTGGCAAATGATGGGTGTGGGGTACGTATTATTTGCCATGTTGTCAAAGGAATGCAATAGCCAATCAATATCATATAAAAAGAAGGCAATCAACAAGACATACAAAAGAAAACCACATGACTATAGACTATGCAAAAGGATTCCATACGAGATTATAAGAATGTAATCACGGTGATCGACGCCGAAAAAAGGAGGAAAGAGACATTGGATATGTGAGGCGCTGGGTGAAGAAACTTTTGGATTTTAGATAGAAATACATTTTGCAATGTCCAAGAAAATCAGGTTATATCCTTTATGTCAAACCCCGAGGCCTGACATACTGGCCCTATGAGCAAGATAGCGGGTCTAATCTAGGTGAGAAATATTTTTCATTATTTCTCTATTGTATTGATAGATTTGTTGTTGTTTGTTCATGTTCTATGGTTAGGGTTCATCGAATTGGATAATTCATTCACTTGCAAGGTTGTGTCCTTTCTGGGAGTGGAATAATGTGTCCTTTTATTTTCATAGTAGAGATGCACGTGCTACAAGCATGCATGTGTTTTGAAAAAACTTGATAAATAAGAATTTCATATTCATAGAATTTCTAGAAACCATAAAACTAttgtataaaaatatatatgatAAACAATAAATTGTATCAAATCCATCATAAACAAATTTAACTTGTCTAAAAAGTGATTATACAATTAGATAGAAATAATTTATTGATATGTTAACAATCCATCATTAACTAAATATAATGGATTCATACGAGCTTTGAAATTTGTCCATTATGAAGTTAAAAGGGATATACACAGATTATAGATACATAGAGATAGTTATCTTACAAATACAGTCACTCCTTCAACATGTAAAGAGGCATTATACATTTAACTAATCAGAATCACTTTTTAATTCTGCAATCACTTTTGTATCAGAATCACAATCACTTTACATCTAACTAATTTTGCTTTTTCATCCCTCATATGCCATTTTGTTAAATTCCACTGTTACCGGTGCTGGAACTCTCCAATTGTGGCGCAGAGCTCAACAACGGCTCGGAGCACAGAGGGGTTTGCCGGAGCGACGGGAGTTTGGGGCGGCGGTAGTGCAACGCACACCAAACAGCGACAGCAGCGTAGTGCTCCTGCACGAGGAAAGTGGAGCTGGGTTGATGTGCTGTGACATAGTGCTCCCGCTTGCTGCTTGCCGATGGGAGCGGAGGCGATGGCCGAGTAGGCCTGTCCGCCTCTCCCTTGGCTGTCCATCCCAGCAGCTAGAGATGGGTACAATTTTTGATGAGAGAATTTTCTCAAAATAGTTTGGCTCTTTTAGCAGAAGCATTTTCTAGGGAGTGGTTTTGAGCCCTACTCCATATTTTGGTACCCCTTTGCCCTGACAAGTGGGTCCTCTACGAGGAGAGCCGTGCGTCTAATATAGGTGATTTTTTTCAATTGTTTCATTCTTTATAGGATGGATCAAAAACAAATTTGGTAAAGCCCATGTAGGCTAGGATATCGGAAACCAAATAATAAGAATGGGAACATGTTGAAAGCAATCATATTTCAAATCAGAAACATGAGCTACGTAACCATCTAGACTCAACAAAACATAAATGCTAAAAAATATATTAAGCATACAACCATTCAATGATGTATGGTCGATCAAAACCATGAGTACATGATAGTGAACAGTAGTAGGCCCTTGCTAAATAACTGATCATACATAACATACACGCAAAGTTCAGATTTAGTTCACAGATCGACATAAAACCAAGATCTGAATGCAATACTGCTAACATGCAATTGATACATAATCCATGGCTTGACCATACAAACACAATCATACACCATAACActagataaatagatataagCATGGGAAATATTGGGTGCAAATCACCTTCTCGGTGGAAAATAGGAAAACCCTAAAAAATCATACTTGCAAGTATTCAAAAAATTTGAAATGATGCGATTTTCCTCATATCCCGTATCGTTACCCTACGAAAGGAAGTTCTCGAGCAGAACGAGAAGGAATCCATCGGTGTAGTCTAGCCTAGGCTCTCAATGTGATCTATGCCCCGTGTGACTTTGAGCAGGACGAGGCACAGGTGACTTTCACTACATAGAAGGAATCCATCGAAGGGAATCGTTGCACGTGTGATTTTAGGAGTAACCAtgtgacgtgtgtttaggtttgccttgcaaggttaagaaattcgattcgaatcgtccgtttcttgtaGCCATTGAGACTGTttgacccttttaccacatagagtcaAAA
Protein-coding sequences here:
- the LOC112893791 gene encoding uncharacterized protein LOC112893791 isoform X2, with amino-acid sequence MAAQLINDGPTTTTSLADDLHAVAEILLRLPSPAALVRAALASRRWRQVASSPGFLRRYRSRHTSSPLLGLYVPRSHAGLPSFQLADSVRSDRALAKFVRAGDFNLTGLGSHPEWRLLDCHNSRLLLSRGESRAVYNPVSGREPLWLPLPQNSPLEGTFISECLLQGHSDDAASFRVVSVQHRGRDQMVRAAEYDSCTRQWHRHQWVMNINRPQHEQAMHAGRLIFWRYEDTSLLLLDTATVEFSILGLPFPFFQLSMYAIGDTVNGVCCLVGLVGSINNLHLQVWLLKEDGVTKTWEPENKVPVSQVFGRDAQLNQVHVVTNGVALLGGGRCHQFAINLKKMCIDAEFECSALGYPLQMPWPPAVLVETGSETINFIGDVVTKNLSAIEETEMNMMVGIQCDKMVHKSKTIPTSRLDLVGDMIPYNQMVVHGSEMVQGIQTTQGNDPAESVVRTKSRYGSEMVSSDHGGQMINSKQNVICGSEMVQGIEMTHDNGTAEVTTASRCSNMMDHSDEMIHCNQMVIRDSEMVHSIEMTRGTYTVEAAPTTSRHGHEMVPGRKMVHGCSVIRCNQIAIHDKQIVQGIEMPHGNDTAEAAPDAPPTTARRRRKNSIIWEHFTTETNSDGCTRACCNYCKRTFACSKTAGTSHLKRHITLGSCPVVKSQVPPSSGRTGNRGSCAAGKPSKRQCIHAGPGNNTFNRNGNTSYLGNMDILTEPLATKQGNEYSISKCLKVLHDMDNVSDEIKHLAFHVLKDATNREIFMSYESRLRGLWLKKEVTKL
- the LOC112893791 gene encoding uncharacterized protein LOC112893791 isoform X1, producing the protein MAAQLINDGPTTTTSLADDLHAVAEILLRLPSPAALVRAALASRRWRQVASSPGFLRRYRSRHTSSPLLGLYVPRSHAGLPSFQLADSVRSDRALAKFVRAGDFNLTGLGSHPEWRLLDCHNSRLLLSRGESRAVYNPVSGREPLWLPLPQNSPLEGTFISECLLQGHSDDAASFRVVSVQHRGRDQMVRAAEYDSCTRQWHRHQWVMNINRPQHEQAMHAGRLIFWRYEDTSLLLLDTATVEFSILGLPFPFFQLSMYAIGDTVNGVCCLVGLVGSINNLHLQVWLLKEDGVTKTWEPENKVPVSQVFGRDAQLNQVHVVTNGVALLGGGRCHQFAINLKKMCIDAEFECSALGYPLQMPWPPAVLVETGSETINFIGDVVTKNLSAIEETEMNMMVGIQCDKMVHKSKTIPTSRLDLVGDMIPYNQMVVHGSEMVQGIQTTQGNDPAESVVRTKSRYGSEMVSSDHGGQMINSKQNVICGSEMVQGIEMTHDNGTAEVTTASRCSNMMDHSDEMIHCNQMVIRDSEMVHSIEMTRGTYTVEAAPTTSRHGHEMVPGRKMVHGCSVIRCNQIAIHDKQIVQGIEMPHGNDTAEAAPDAPPTTARRRRKNSIIWEHFTTETNSDGCTRACCNYCKRTFACSKTAGTSHLKRHITLGSCPVVKSQVPPSSGRTGNRGSCAAGKPSKRQCIHAGPGNNTFNRNGNTSYLGNMDILTEQPLATKQGNEYSISKCLKVLHDMDNVSDEIKHLAFHVLKDATNREIFMSYESRLRGLWLKKEVTKL